The DNA sequence AAGTACCGCTTCCTTCGTAGTATCTGAAAGCTGAGGATCTTCAAGTATTATTTCACTTCCAATATTTGAAGTCATTATAACGATAGTGTTTTTAAAGTCTACAACTTTTCCTTTTCCGTCAGTAAGACGTCCGTCATCAAGCAGCTGTAACAAGACATTGAATACATCCGGGTGTGCTTTTTCAATTTCATCAAACAGGATTACTGAATAAGGTTTTCTTCTTACTGCTTCAGTAAGCTGGCCACCTTCTTCATATCCTACATACCCTGGAGGCGCTCCTATAAGTCTAGTGACGCTGAATTTATCCATGTACTCACTCATATCAATTCTTACAATATTGTTTTCATCATCAAACAGGTTAAGGGAAAGAGTTTTTGTCAGGTAAGTCTTACCTACTCCGGTAGGACCTAGGAATATGAATGAACCAATAGGTCTGTTTGGATCCTTCAGTCCTGCACGTGATCTTATAATAGTGTCGCTGATTGTTTCGATAGCGTCATCCTGGCCTATAACACGTTCCTTCATATATTTAGCCAGATTCAATATTTTTTCCTTTTCTCCCTGCATAAGTTTTGATACAGGTATTCCTGTCCATTTTCCAACAATTTCAGCAATTTCCTCACTGTCTATTTCCTGTTTTAACAGTTTGTTATTGTCGTGTTCCTTAGCTTTTTCCTGTAATTCTGTTCTGTCCTTTTCAAGCTGAGGTAATACTCCATATTGTAATTCTGCAAGTTTATTGTAGTCGCTCTTTCTCTGTGCAGCTTCAATTTCAAGTCTTACTTTTTCAATTTCTTCATTAAGTTTCTTAATTTTTTCAACTTCCTGTTTTTCATTTTCCCATTGAGACTGGAATGCGGCTTTCTTTTCATTCAGTTCAGCCAGTTCCTTCTCAAGATTTTCCAGTCTGTCTTTTGAAGCCTGATCCTTTTCTTTTTCAAGGGCAACTTTTTCAATTTCCAGCTGCATTACACGTCTTGTAACTTCATCAAGCTCTGTCGGCATTGAATTAATTTCAGTTTTTACCTTTGCGGCAGCTTCATCAATCAGGTCAATAGCCTTATCAGGCAGGAATCTGTCATTTATATATCTGTCACTCATTGTTGCTGCAGTAACAAGGGCGTTGTCTGTAATTCTTATTCCGTGGAATATTTCAAATTTTTCCTTCAGTCCACGAAGTATTGAAATTGTATCTTCCACAGAAGGTTCATTTACAAGGATTGGCTGGAATCTTCTTTCAAGAGCGGCATCCTTTTCTATATATTTTCTGTATTCATCAATAGTTGTAGCACCGATTACTTTAATTTCCCCACGTGCAAGCATTGGTTTTAAAAGGTTTCCTGCATCCATTGAACCTTCAGTTTTTCCGGCACCTACAATGTTATGAACTTCATCTATGAATAATATTATTCTTCCGTCACTGTTTTCAAGTTCATCAAGCACTGCTTTAAGTCTTTCTTCAAATTCCCCCCTATATTTTGCACCTGATATAAGGGCTCCCATATCAAGCGAGAATATTGTTTTATCCTTTAGATTTTCAGGAACGTCACCATTAAGTATTCTCTGTGCGATTCCTTCTGCAATGGCTGTCTTACCAACTCCAGGTTCCCCTATCAGTATAGGATTGTTTTTATTTCTTCTTGATAAAATCTGAATGGCACGTCTTATTTCATTATCCCTTCCTATTATCGGGTCAATTTTACCTTTTCTTGCCAGTTCAACAAGATCTTTACCATATTTATCAAGAGCTTCATATGTATTTTCAGGGTTGTCTGTCATAATTTTCTTACCTCCTCTTACTCCTTCCAGAGCATTTTCAAATTGTTTTTTCACAACACCGTTTTCCTTAAGAAAACTGTTATTATCATAGCTTGCCAGAAACAGATGTTCTGTACTTATATATGCATCTTCCATTTTTTTAGCATAATCTTCTGCACCTACTAAAACTCTGTTCATTTCTGCATTTGGCCTCGGATCTGAAACTCCGCCTTCGATTTTCGGCATCCGGTCCAGTTTTTCCTCCAGTTTTTTCATGAGGTCAACTGTATCTATCCCCATT is a window from the Leptotrichia sp. oral taxon 215 str. W9775 genome containing:
- the clpB gene encoding ATP-dependent chaperone ClpB; this translates as MENNFTQKSMEAISEAHNFAIRYKHSDMKVEHLLLALIGQMNGLIPNLLKKMGIDTVDLMKKLEEKLDRMPKIEGGVSDPRPNAEMNRVLVGAEDYAKKMEDAYISTEHLFLASYDNNSFLKENGVVKKQFENALEGVRGGKKIMTDNPENTYEALDKYGKDLVELARKGKIDPIIGRDNEIRRAIQILSRRNKNNPILIGEPGVGKTAIAEGIAQRILNGDVPENLKDKTIFSLDMGALISGAKYRGEFEERLKAVLDELENSDGRIILFIDEVHNIVGAGKTEGSMDAGNLLKPMLARGEIKVIGATTIDEYRKYIEKDAALERRFQPILVNEPSVEDTISILRGLKEKFEIFHGIRITDNALVTAATMSDRYINDRFLPDKAIDLIDEAAAKVKTEINSMPTELDEVTRRVMQLEIEKVALEKEKDQASKDRLENLEKELAELNEKKAAFQSQWENEKQEVEKIKKLNEEIEKVRLEIEAAQRKSDYNKLAELQYGVLPQLEKDRTELQEKAKEHDNNKLLKQEIDSEEIAEIVGKWTGIPVSKLMQGEKEKILNLAKYMKERVIGQDDAIETISDTIIRSRAGLKDPNRPIGSFIFLGPTGVGKTYLTKTLSLNLFDDENNIVRIDMSEYMDKFSVTRLIGAPPGYVGYEEGGQLTEAVRRKPYSVILFDEIEKAHPDVFNVLLQLLDDGRLTDGKGKVVDFKNTIVIMTSNIGSEIILEDPQLSDTTKEAVLDEMKHRFKPEFLNRIDDIIIFKSLGKDSVKNIIKLILEDINHKLKEQFIKVEFTDNALDFIVNEAYDPAYGARPLKRFVQKDIETNLSKMILSNEIPENSTILIDSDGEKLTYTVKK